The genomic interval GAGCAGAGCGTCGCCTTCCGCCGTATGAGATTCCGATCCGTCGGAGAGGAGGAAGGTGGCGCGGGCGGCATCCAGGTCCACGGCGGTGCAGCGCGCCGAGAAGCGCAGCTTCACGGTCGGAAGCGCCTCGGCGGCGTCGAGCAGGAGGGCATTGAGGCCGGCGCGCGACACCGAGTTGATGGTGTGCTCCGGCCGCGTGCCGTACGGCTGGAAGCGCAGCGTCCCGTCGGCCCCGTGGAGCATCCGGCCGCGCATCGGGATTGCCTGGGAGAGGATCTTCTCCTTCAGCCCCGCCTTTTCGAGCGCGTGCAGGCCGCGCGTGGAGATCGCCAGGTTGATGGAGCGCCCCTCGGCGGCACGGGCGCGGCGCGGGTCGGCGCGACGCTCGTAGACTTCCACCTCGTGACCGGCCTGACCGAGGTAGACCGCCATCAGCGCGCCGCCCAGGCCCCCGCCGACGACGATGAAACGCTGCGCCGAGGCCCCCGCGGCGACCATTCAGTCGGAGGCGGCGGCGTCCAGCGCCTGCGCCAGGCGCCAGACTTCGGTGAAGGTGTTGTAGAGAGGGACCGGCGCGAAGCGCAGGACGCCCGGCTCGCGCAGATCGGCGACGATACCCGCCCCCTCCAGGCGGCGCTGCAGTGCGGCGGCGTCCCGCTTGACGCGCAGCGACAGCTGGCAGCCGCGTGCCGCCGGATCGCGCGGCGTGAGAATCTCGTAAGCCACGCCGGGAATGCGATCGATGAGGAACTCGAGATAGCCGGTGAGCGCTACCGATTTGGCGCGCAGCGCCTCGAGGCCCGCTTCCTCGAAGATGGCCAGCGAGGCGAGCAGGGGTGCCGCCGCGAGGATGGAGGGATTGCTCAGCTGCCACCCGTCGGCGCCGAGCACCGGGACGAAGCTCCGGATCAGGTGCATGCTGAAGCGCGTCCGGGGATCGTTGCCCCACCAACCGGCGAAGCGCGGCAGGCTCCCATCGCCGGCGTGGCGCTCGTGGACGAAGCAGCCGCCGATGGCCCCGGGCCCGGCGTTGAGGTACTTGTAGGAGCACCAGACGGCGAAGTCGGCCTCGCAATCGTGCATCCGCAGGGGAAGGTTGCCGACGGCGTGCGCCAGGTCCCATCCCACCGCGCAGCCGCGCCGTCTCGCGGCCGCGCCGATCGATTCGAGGTCGAAGAACTGTCCCGTGAAGTAGTTCACGCCTCCCAGCAGGACCAGAGCGATCGTGTCGCCTTCCCGCTCGAGCAGCTCGATCAGGTCTTCCGTCCGCAGGACCGACTCGCCGGGGCGGGGCCGGGCGACGCGCAGCGCTTCGGCCGGATCGAAGCCATGGAAGCGGATCTGCGACTGCACCGCGTAGGTGTCGGAGGGAAAGGCGCAATCCTCCATCAGCACCCGGTGTCGCTCCGGCGTGGGGCGGTAGAAGCTGACCATCATCAGATGTAAATTCACGGTGCACGAGTTCATCGCCACCACCTCCGAGGGCAGCGCGCCGACGAGGCGCGCCAGCGGGGCGGTCAGGTTGCGGTGGTAATCGACCCAGGGAAGCTTCCCTTCGAAATGGCCGGCCACCGCCTTCCGCCCCCACGCGTCCATCTCCTTCTCGACGTGCTCGCGCGCCGCCGCCGGCAGCAGCCACAGCGAGTTCCCCAGGAAATAGAGCTGCTCCCCGCCCTCGCCGCGGCGGGGGACGAGGAAGCGCGAGCGGAAGCGCGCCAGCGGGTCGTTCGCGTCGAGGCGTCGGGCGAATTCCTCATCCGGAGCGTAATCGGTCGGGCGCGGGGAAGTCATCGAGGCGGGTGGCTCATGCGATGAAGCTTTCCGGCGGCAGACCGAGGAACTCCAGCGCGGTGCCGGAAAGGAGCCGGTCCTTCGTCTCCGGCGGCAGGTCGGCCATCGATTCGATCATCCCGCCGGGACGCGGCTCGCCGAGAGGAAATGGATAATCGCTCCCCAGGGCGATGCGCCGGGCTCCGGCGAGCTTCAGGAGGAGGCGGAGCTGATCGGGATCGTGGGTCAAGGAGTCAAGATAGAAGCGGCCCAGATAAGCGCGCGGATTGACCGGGTTGTCCACCGCCACCAGGTCGGGACGTCCCAGGAAGCCCCGCTCGATCCGCCCGAGGGTCCCCGGGAAGGCGCCGCCGCCGTGGGCGAAGGCGATGCGCAGACGCGGCAGCCTCTCCAGGACGCCTCCGAAGATGAGCGAGCAGATTGCCAGCGACACCTCGGCGGGCATTCCCACCAGCCACGCCAGCCAGTACTTTCCCATTCTTTCCCTGCCGAGCATGTCCCAGGGATGGACGAAGATCGCGGCCCCCAGCTCCTGCGCATGCTGGAAAAAGGGGAAGAGCGCCGGGTGATCCAGGTTCCAGTCGTTCACATGAGTGCCGATCTGGGCCCCGCGCAGCCCCAGCTCGCGCACGCAGCGCTCCAGCTCGGCGGCGGCGAGGTCGGGATCCTGCAGCGGCACCGTACCGAGTCCCGCGAAGCGGTCAGGGTGCTGGCGCACGATGCTGGCGAGATGATCGTTCAGCAGGCGAGAGAGATCCAATCCGTCTTGCGGCTTGGCCCAGTAGCTGAACATCACTGGGACGGTGGAGAGCACCTGCGCCCGGACGCCGGACTGCTCGCACTCCTCCAGACGCACGGCGGGATCCCAGCAGTTGGCCTCGATCTCCCGGAAGCAGCGCTCGCCCATCATCATCCGCGCCCTTCCCGGTGCCGCGTGATCCAGGCGGATGAAATCGCCGTAGCCGTAGCGCTGCCGGAGATCGGGCCAGCGCTCGGGCAGGATGTGGGTGTGCAGATCGATTTTCATGTTGCCTCGGAGCGGGTGCCGCGGAAGAAGCCGGCCCGGGCGGACTGCCGGCCGGCCGGAGCAATCCGCCTCCGGGGGCGGCTCATTTCGCCGGATGGGCCTTCTCGATCTCGAAGGCCACGCCGCCGTGCTGCGAGCAGGCGCCTTGAGAATCCTTCGCCTTCGAGTAGGTCCCGTCCTTGCAGCGGAAGGTCGCCTTCTTCGGAGGCTTGCCGAAC from Candidatus Polarisedimenticolia bacterium carries:
- a CDS encoding amidohydrolase family protein, with the translated sequence MKIDLHTHILPERWPDLRQRYGYGDFIRLDHAAPGRARMMMGERCFREIEANCWDPAVRLEECEQSGVRAQVLSTVPVMFSYWAKPQDGLDLSRLLNDHLASIVRQHPDRFAGLGTVPLQDPDLAAAELERCVRELGLRGAQIGTHVNDWNLDHPALFPFFQHAQELGAAIFVHPWDMLGRERMGKYWLAWLVGMPAEVSLAICSLIFGGVLERLPRLRIAFAHGGGAFPGTLGRIERGFLGRPDLVAVDNPVNPRAYLGRFYLDSLTHDPDQLRLLLKLAGARRIALGSDYPFPLGEPRPGGMIESMADLPPETKDRLLSGTALEFLGLPPESFIA
- the kynU gene encoding kynureninase — protein: MTSPRPTDYAPDEEFARRLDANDPLARFRSRFLVPRRGEGGEQLYFLGNSLWLLPAAAREHVEKEMDAWGRKAVAGHFEGKLPWVDYHRNLTAPLARLVGALPSEVVAMNSCTVNLHLMMVSFYRPTPERHRVLMEDCAFPSDTYAVQSQIRFHGFDPAEALRVARPRPGESVLRTEDLIELLEREGDTIALVLLGGVNYFTGQFFDLESIGAAARRRGCAVGWDLAHAVGNLPLRMHDCEADFAVWCSYKYLNAGPGAIGGCFVHERHAGDGSLPRFAGWWGNDPRTRFSMHLIRSFVPVLGADGWQLSNPSILAAAPLLASLAIFEEAGLEALRAKSVALTGYLEFLIDRIPGVAYEILTPRDPAARGCQLSLRVKRDAAALQRRLEGAGIVADLREPGVLRFAPVPLYNTFTEVWRLAQALDAAASD
- a CDS encoding DUF3761 domain-containing protein, translated to MAKWFGKPPKKATFRCKDGTYSKAKDSQGACSQHGGVAFEIEKAHPAK